In Terriglobus aquaticus, the genomic window GCTCTGGCGCAACGCGGTCAGTCCGGCCCGGCACGCGCGAGTGCGTGCTGAAGTCGTACACCGGGCGCTCGATCGTCTCGCCGCGGCTCAGGCCGGCAACGTGCTCCAGGATCAACTCGCTTTCCAGCGAGTCTGGATGATCGAAGTTGCGCTTGTGGCGCGTGTCCAGCGGAAACTGCGACAGGTCGCGATAGTACAGATCCAGCGGAAACAGGGTGGCGTTCAACTCGTTCGCCAACTCACGCGCCAGCGTCGTCTTGCCAGACCCGGAGCAGCCGCCGATGCCGATTACGATCGGCCGCACCGTTCCAGCCAACGTCAGTTGCTCGCCGGGCGCCCCGCTCACGCTGCGTGTTCCTTAGCCGTGGCCGCTGCATCAGAGGTGGCCGCAATCTGCGGCACCAGCGCCGTCAGCAACGCACCAAACCTCTTCGCCGCCTGCACGCCGACCTCCATCACTTCCAGGTGGTTCAGCGGCGCGTCGATCACGCCCGCCGCCGGGTTCGTCACCAGCGACAGCCCCAGCACCTGCAGGCCCATGTGCCGCGCCACAATCACCTCATGCACGGTGGACATGCCCACCAGATCAGCCCCCAGCACACGAAAAGCGCGGATCTCCGCCGGCGTCTCATAGCTGGGCCCAAGTACCGCCAGGTACACGCCGCTCTGCATGGTCCAGCCCTGCTCTGCCGCGGTGTTCACCGCCAGCTCGCGCAGGCCCGCATCGTACGCCGTCGTCATGTCGAAGAAGCGCAGGCCGGTTCCCGGCACCACGCCAAAGCGGCTATCGTTGCGCCCCAGCGCAGCGTTGGTTCCGGTCAGGTTGATGTGGTCGCGGATCGCAACAATCGCGCCCGGCGAGTAGCTCGTGTCGATGCCGCCCGCCGCATTCGTCACTACCAGCTGGCGCACACCCAGCAGCGCCAGCACCCGCACCGGAAACGTGACCTCGTCCATGCGGTAGCCCTCATACGCATGCACGCGGCCCTGCATCACCGCCACCGGCACGCCGCCCACGGTGCCCAGCACCATGCGGCCCTGATGGCCCTCCACGGTCGACTGCGGAAAGTGCGGAATGTCTGCATACGGAACGGCTACCGCATCCTCGACCGAGTCGGCAAACTCACCTAGCCCAGAGCCCAAAATGATCCCCAGACGCGGCTTCAGCGCAGTCTTTTCACTTAGAAACGCAGCCGCTTCCGATGCTTGCTGGTACAGGTCCGTCATCCATTCTCCCAGGGGCGTCGAGTCCCGTTCAGCATAGCGCGGGGATGGTGCAAAACGACAGCGCAACGGGTCAGCCTCCATCCCGCCTCTAACTGCTGGAGCGAGGTGCAGCAATGTTCGCAGTCATCGGAATTCTCGGTGGGATCCTTCTTCTGGTTGCGGTAATCGGAATCTTCTACTTCGCCGGCAATCGCGGCCGCCGGGCCGACTCCGCCAACCAGCAGCAGTCCGCGGCCGGTCGGCAGTCTGAGGTTCCGTACACGCCCACACGGACTGAAGGCCGGGGCGACCTGTAAGACCGCTGCCTTTACCGGATCAGCATGCTCACGATGCTGGCACTCATCAGGT contains:
- the udk gene encoding uridine kinase gives rise to the protein MSGAPGEQLTLAGTVRPIVIGIGGCSGSGKTTLARELANELNATLFPLDLYYRDLSQFPLDTRHKRNFDHPDSLESELILEHVAGLSRGETIERPVYDFSTHSRVPGRTDRVAPERFVIVEGILALHYPELLPLYTLTVYVDCSHEVCLTRRIYRDTRERGRTEESVREQFHATARPMADQFVLPSQANAALTVNGCEALDWSVEAVLGDLRRRSLL
- a CDS encoding purine-nucleoside phosphorylase encodes the protein MTDLYQQASEAAAFLSEKTALKPRLGIILGSGLGEFADSVEDAVAVPYADIPHFPQSTVEGHQGRMVLGTVGGVPVAVMQGRVHAYEGYRMDEVTFPVRVLALLGVRQLVVTNAAGGIDTSYSPGAIVAIRDHINLTGTNAALGRNDSRFGVVPGTGLRFFDMTTAYDAGLRELAVNTAAEQGWTMQSGVYLAVLGPSYETPAEIRAFRVLGADLVGMSTVHEVIVARHMGLQVLGLSLVTNPAAGVIDAPLNHLEVMEVGVQAAKRFGALLTALVPQIAATSDAAATAKEHAA